One Gordonia pseudamarae genomic window, CGGCACCTACAATGTGCTGCGGCTGGCCGCCGCCCGCATCGCCGCCTCCGAACCGGTGGACACCGAACGCGGCGCGATCGTTCTGACCGCATCGGTGGCGGCATTCGACGGTCAGATCGGTCAGACCTCCTACACCGCGTCCAAGGCCGCGATCCACGGCATCACGCTGGTCGCGGCCCGCGACCTGGCGAGTGTCGGGATCCGGGTCAACACGATCGCCCCCGGAACGTTCGACACCCCGATGTTGGCGCGGTTGCGTGATGACATCCGGGACGGCCTGGCGGCATCGGTGCCGTTCCCGAAACGTCTCGGCCGACCAGCCGACTACGCGGATATGGCGCTGTCGTTGCTGCGCAACCCGTACGTCAACGGTGAGACGGTGCGGCTGGACGGTTCGATTCGGATGGCTCCGCGATGACTACCGGAGTATCGGAGATCTTCACCGAGGTCACCGCCGACGGGGTGCTGGTCATGGCGATCAATCGCCCCGAGCAGCGCAACGCGATGACCAAGGAAGCCGCGGTGGAACTGGCTGCGGCCCTGGACCGGCTCGACGCCGACCCGGAGATCTCCGTCGGCATCCTCACCGGTGTGGGACCGACGTTCTGTGCGGGAATGGATTTGAAGCGGTTCGCCGCGACCGGGGAACGTCCGGTTGTGGAGGGCCGCGGGTTCGGTGGCCTGGTGCAGACGCCGCCGGCGAAACCGCTGATCGCGGCCGTTGAGGGGTGGGCGCTGGGCGGCGGTTTCGAACTGGTTCTGGCGGCCGATCTGGTGGTGGCCGCAGAGGGCGCCAAGTTCGGTCTGCCCGAGGTGAAGCGGGGTCTCATCGCCCGTGCCGGCGGCATCTTCCGGGTGCCGCAATTGCTGCCCCGGCCGATCGCGCTGGAACTGTTGATGACCGGCGACCCGATCACCGCGGCCCGCGCCGAACGGTACGGCCTGATCAACCGGGTCGTGCCCGACGGCACCGCCTTGGCGGCGGCCAAGGAACTGGCCTCGGCGATCGCCTGCAACGCGCCGTTGTCGGTCCGTAACAGCAAGGCGGTCGCCGGACTGTCCCGGGTGTGGTCCGACGACGACGCGTTCGAATTGCAGA contains:
- a CDS encoding SDR family NAD(P)-dependent oxidoreductase; translation: MQLENNTFLVTGGASGLGEATASAIVAAGGKVVIADLPSSDGKVVAEQLGAAAVFAPVDITDEQSLADALDATVDHGPLRGAVHCAGRGGDRLRILDKQGNPAPLQSFRDVLEINLIGTYNVLRLAAARIAASEPVDTERGAIVLTASVAAFDGQIGQTSYTASKAAIHGITLVAARDLASVGIRVNTIAPGTFDTPMLARLRDDIRDGLAASVPFPKRLGRPADYADMALSLLRNPYVNGETVRLDGSIRMAPR
- a CDS encoding crotonase/enoyl-CoA hydratase family protein, which encodes MTTGVSEIFTEVTADGVLVMAINRPEQRNAMTKEAAVELAAALDRLDADPEISVGILTGVGPTFCAGMDLKRFAATGERPVVEGRGFGGLVQTPPAKPLIAAVEGWALGGGFELVLAADLVVAAEGAKFGLPEVKRGLIARAGGIFRVPQLLPRPIALELLMTGDPITAARAERYGLINRVVPDGTALAAAKELASAIACNAPLSVRNSKAVAGLSRVWSDDDAFELQKPYTDEVFASEDAAEGPAAFAERRSPVWKAR